The region ATATGTACCAAAGTCTGCAGTCACACTAAATTGTGGGATTGCAGGCTTCAATTATGAtgtgatgattatgatgattatgataGACCTACCATTGTGACAGAAGTACTTGGCCTCTCTGTGTTTTTTAGGGCAGTACACACTCAGTTTTCACAGTGGGTTTAACATTAGGCCGTTCTACTTTAACACTTGACGTCTGAAGCGTGTAAGACACGCACGTAACAAGCTGTCTCAAATGCTGATGTAATGCATCTTGCCTTCCAGGTTGGTTAATCAGGCAGGTAGGCAGGTAATCTGTGACAGTCATTAATGACGTTACTTCTCAATATGCTACAAATGTGACCTGCCAGCATCCTGCAAGGCAGATTAGGAAGCCGAATCCACATCTGATGTTAAATGTGattatttgattgttttcaaTGGCTTTACGTGCAGTCGACTATATTTTAAAGCTGCCTGATAGGCACAGTCgagaatgggaaaaaattaaTGATCTACAGTTATCAGGTATATATAAAGATATTGAGCCTAGTCTATTTAAATGAGTATAGCATTAAGCATCTACTTCTTAGGCCAACTGGACATTGTTTACAGCAGGGGTAGCACTACTGATTCAACTAAGAAACAAGCTTTTCATGCGCTGGATCAGTTGtgctaaaggggaattccaccattttctGATTGATTCAGTCTTTACGTTTTTAATCTTGTATATAACTGATACAtgcttgttttattgtttaagaAACTGTTTTGATGTAacttgttgttattattatttcttgtaAGTTACTTTCTATAATCTTTTATTGTAGCTGTCAAATAATATTTCttgacattatttaaaaacatgctacactgaaaaatgtgttatatCTTCAGTGACTTTTAATGACTGAATTTTGCAGGAATTATCCTTTAACTTGTAACCCTCAGCCTATACCTATAAACCAGTTAGATAATATTTTAGCAGTTATATTTCACATGTATTTCAGGTTTTACATAATGCAGGAATTCATTTGACTGCAGATATTTACAAAAGCACTAGTAGACTTATTAttagaagaaaaacagcaggcaaaataaagaaattaatttGCTAGTGTTAAAGGTAGAACTGCCTAATGTTAATCCCTCTGTGGAAAATTAATCACTATCAAAACCCGAAAAGGCCAAGTAGTTTTATCACAATGTCACATTACCTCAGCAATATTGCTTAAAAGCCTatattgtcatttatttattttgactgCAGAGTTTGGTGCACGTTTAAcagtcttttattattttagcgTCACTGTGTATTAGTTAAATTGCTTATAAAGATAGTAAACTAATGCTGTGGTGCTTGTGACTATGCCCTGCGATGGTCTGGCAACCTGTTCAGAGTGTGTCCTGTCTTCTGTCCAATGACTGCTTGCATAGGCGCTGCCACACTCATTAACTTACGTATCTGTGAATTTTTGCGTTACGGCTTTACGTTTCTTTTTAGTGCGCTAACCAGACGCAGAGGCTCGACGTTTAATTCTAGAGCCGATAGCTAAAAATACACAACGTGATTCAACGTTTTGCTTTATAATTAGAGAAGGCCAAAAAGCGTGTCCGTCATTACAGATGATTCTTGTTAGAGAATAATGGATTGAGATAAACAGTATGGAACCGAATTGAGGTTTTAGGGCAGATAGCATATCTAAATCCTGCATTACCCTTGTGTTGGTCAGCATTAGGTGAACAGAGGGTATGAACATTTTCCCAAGACTAATTTTACACTTCAAAGATGGAAAAATAACCGGGAATTGGATAACGAACCAACTGGGTTAATAAACATCGGCACACTCTGATATTAACGCTAACCTGCATTAGCTTGCTTTGGCTAGCTAGTTAAAGAGAGTGAAGATTCAAAGGCCTAAGTTAAACGAACAAAACTTACCCTCAGTTTTAACTTCAGTGGCCATGGCTGACTAATGTTTCAAAGAAGTAAGGTTAATATTGCTAACTTAGGTTAGGTGGCTATAATTTGACATGTATTGACGTTAttgtatgtattttaatatgTCTCGGAACAATAAGCTAACTGCGAGATAGCGTTAATAACTAATGCTAGCTAACCTTGCTAGCGTTAGTTAAAACTACCAACCGTTGCCTCAGGCTCGAGCTGATCTGTGGTTTCAGTTAAATCTTGAATTTGAAAGTTTAATCAtgcagctgcagcactgcttttTGTCTAAGAGGCACACATTAGTGAGACATTTGTTACTATAATGGTTATATGTACAAATTTGAAGAGAAAACGAGAAcgtaataaattatttattgcaTAAAAATATGTTCTCATGAGGTGAGCGGATGGGGTTAAGGTGCGTTCATAGCAGGGCAAATCAAACGTCTTTAGTGGCAATTTTTGGTGGCCTTATTCCGGATAATCCTGCTATGAGGAACCTCCTGTTCTGCACAGTTTCAACTATTCTCTGTCCTGATCCAACTCAAGAAGGGCTTAATAATTAGCTGATGTGTTAGATCAAGTGTGTTGAGGCAAGGAATACCTGAAACGGTGTAGGGCAGTAGGTGCTCAAAAGCAGGATTAAGACTAGATTATGTGCTAATTCAAACACACATATCTATAATATTGTTACAAATTCTGCTGAGCAAATCAAACTATCAGCCTTATAACAGTAAAATCAGCAGTGTAAAATGAAGACTTAATGAGTTCACTTAACACTTCTTTGTAATATATATGATCCCACTCTACATAGAGTACATAACACACTGCTGTTAGTGTTACACTATGTACACAACATTAACATGAAACTAAACTGTGTTAAAAAGAACACTTGCAATGTACAATGTAACACGTGCTAGTGTTACCCAAAATAAACTTTTTGGGTAATTTAACATGGTATGTTTGTGCTCCAGCACCAACACCAGAAGTACCTCAACATGACTGATTGTCACTCCAAACCCACTGGAGGGAACAACACTTATCATATAATATAAAGTACACTTTTTACACTATTCAAAATAAGATCAAATCTGAACATGTTAATACTATATCtaaaagatattttaaataCTTATTAGATATCTGTGACATTTTGCCTGTTTCTCTGCTCTGTTATAAAAGCTACCATAGAAGGCCTAAATGCCAAAGTGTTTCTAGGGTCATCCAGAATTCTTGGCACCCTTGGCAATATTAACAGAATAAGGTtattaaaaaagtttttgttgtttagcAGCTTGGTACTACTAACAGTATTATTGATCCATGGAGGACACTCAATTTTGAAGAGAATAGCTGAATTACAGCTTTTAacacatgactgtatattaaTTGCAGTGCCCTTCATATAATTTATTACCACCTTAGTTAAAGACTGTGTAGTTAAAGAGTATCTAGTATCAGGATCTTATGTATAATAGAAATTATGATCATGATTATTAATGTTGTTGCTTTGTCAGGAAATAGCAAAATGTACGAATCTAACACAATCAAGAATATACAATAGACATTCATGAATTCGGTTTACAATAGGTTGGGTTTGGAGATCATTTTTGCTCTGTGAATATGAAaccaatataaaatataatcacTTCTAAGCCTCCTAAAGGTGAAAGTTTTTGCATCTCTCCAAATCACAGTCTTGTGTGTTAAAACAGTGATTAAGGAATAACTTGATTGTTTCTTTGTGTAGTCCACGACAATGCAGGTATCTTCTCTATGTAAATGAAATCTTTTTTAATACATGGAGacatttttaaatcttttttattAAGGATGTattttggatggatggatgtccgTTTTTTTGTCTATTCAATGCGCTCAGATGAAGGTGACCAACAGCGTGCGCACATCAACAGTGACATAAATAAGGCGCGACCGGTCCACTGCTTTACACGTAATAGGGGAAAATGGCGGTGTGTGTTCTGTTGCGCTGTGCTTCTGCAAACTTAACTCATGCTCTTCCCCGACTTTCGCCTTCAAATGCTGTGTCTCCTGCTCGGCTGTTGGCGAGAACGTGTTTTAAAAGGAACCTGACAGTGGCTCCCCGCTTTTGTTCAGGTATCAGCAGTCTCGGTTGTGTTTAGCAGTCTGACCTCCTCAAGAGGCTCAAACTTTTCAACCCCGGCTCGCTTTACATTAAAGGGCAGGCTTTCCCCTCAGCCAGCGCAGGTAAAGTCTCAGACGACGTGGCTTATTGTGGAGCTAATAGTGCGGTAACATTAAATAATACAGCGAGCTGAACGTTGGAGCTCAAGCTGCCTCGTTTCTGCAAATATACTGGCTAGTTCGCTAGTTTAGCTAGTTTTCTGCGCGGCTAGCTGCGGTGTTTGTCTTTGGCATCGAAGCAGTTGGGATGTAGTAAATGTAAATCATCTAATTCACAAAAGATACTAACGCTACATTGTCTGACGCTTACAGATAAATCAGGAGCCAGTCATACTGCAGCGTTAATTGGCTATCTacgtaataaataataataataatgcaaaatagTTATGTATGTTATTATTTGCGTAtaggatttctcagttagccaAGTAACGTCAGCCAAAAGTCAAGCCTGTCCAATAATTAAAGAGCTGAGAAACACTCCTTTGGTCAGTCCCCATCTTTGGGCACAAGTTGGCTGTCTAAGTCAGAAATTCTGCTTTGTTAAATACCCCTGGTCCCTCATAAAATCAGCAGCCACACAATCTGATAAATgttgtaaataaacatttaaattaagCAGTTATTTCTTTCATCAGTATTGTAGATCTATTGCAAGCCTAAAGATGCACTGTGTTTGGAGTGAGTGGACAATTGTGCTCATTTTggtgaaacaaacaaagcaaaagcacATTCAGCATCCTTTCCAAATGAAAAGTGTGATACAAGGACAGCACAGTACCTTCACCATTGAGGGTTCATGTAAAAAGAGCAGGACTGGTGTATCACAGCATCCTTCACCTTTGTAATTGTGCACGCAGGCCATTGTTTTATGTCCTATGTTATGTGGTCTGCATGCTGAGAAGGACTTTAGATTACTGGCACAGGCCATGGTCAATGTGCCTAAGGTTAATTCATTAATACTTTTGCACTATTTTTTGCACAAGCCTTTATTGCACTGTAGACAGAAAGTGTAACCCACCTGTGAGCATTACTGCACTAATCTTATGATCTCATAACAGTTATCATCTTTTAATGATAATTTGTCTCCCCCATAACATGTGTTTCACTCTGCAGCATTGAAGTATACAGACAAGCATGAGTGGGTACGAGTGGAGGACGGCATGGGCACTGTTGGCATCAGTAACTTTGCTCAGGTGGGTGGGGTAGTTAATTTGTTGGGTTGATTCATTAAATGGTCTTGTGAACAGTGAGTAGTACAGATGCATTCATGTGTGAACACTTATAATCCTTAATGTAACCTGTCATTTACTGTGCACTTAGAAGCAGCTACTGAGTATCATGTATTCTAGTACTGTGTTGATCCTTGTCTCATGCCTGCTAGGAGGCCTTAGGCGATGTGGTCTACTGTGGTTTGCCTGAAGTTGGCACAAAGCTCTCTCAGTCAGGTAAAATTCACTAGTTAATGTTTTCTTAATTgacatttcttttaattttactgCTGTGTTATTTTGCGCACAACCAAGTCAgtgatctgagtggatcagacacagcagcaaattcttttcaaaatATTGCTCTTAATGATTTGTATTCACAGATATGATTAATTATGCAGCTTTTACAAGGCATGTGCAGTTAAgaatatgtatgtgtttgtgtttagatGAGTTTGGTGCTCTGGAGAGTGTGAAGGCTGCTAGTGAACTATATTCCCCATTAACTGGCGAGGTGACAGAGGTCAACCATGCCCTTTCGGAGAATCCCGGACTGGTCAACAAGTCTTGCTACAAAGACGGTGAGATCAATGATGCtttattcctgtttttttcttaataaaaatgaacttggGGTTGAGCATTAAACCTTTCAACATATAGAATATTGAGAAGTGAAATGGCCCCAAAACAGCTCAAGGTTCAGAATAACTCTGTTGTGACAAGTCTTTTGATGTGAATAAGTTTCTAACTTTATTACAGTGTTATCTAATGATTTATAATTTTTGTACAAGGGGGATGTGATTAGCATTAGCAGTCCTACATGTTTGTATTCCTTTAATGTCACTAAATAACATGTTGTTCTTACAGGCTGGctaataaaaatgactataTCTGTACCAGAAGAACTGGATGCCCTAATGGATGAAGCTGCTTACGAGAGATACATCAGATCTATAGAGGACTAGTGGCTGTTTAGAACAGCGTGTGCAGGAGTTTTACATGTGCATGAGTTCTCCTTTGGGTGAACAGGAAAAAGACAATATGGTCAATTGTGGACTGGCCATTTCATCACTACTGATTCCTCTGATTAGAGCTactttctgcttttgtttagATAGTGTAGATCTAACACAACAACTGTCAGCCCCTACATAGTCTCACACAGAGCATGGAGGGGACTACTGGAAAAAACTGGTGCAAGTGCAGCACACTTTTTTTGAccaattaatgttttattttagataTATTAGTGACTTTAATGGAGACACAACTGTTTAAGGCAAACATAACTGTTTATCCAATGTAGAAGGAATCAGTACAGTATTCCATTGTGCGGTCATGCTTATCAGTGGCATGTTGTAAGAGTTAAGTCTTGTGAAATGAATGGGGGTACATGACAAACTAGAGTTTGCCATGCAGCTGACCActtttttgattattattttgtCTGAAAGACGGATCCAGTTGAGGAAGACCTACGTCCGCCATGTGTCTGTGTTGGTGACCAAAGGTTGAGCTGACCCTTGTTCATTCAGGTTTGAAGTCAGCAGCTGATAGGTGGAGATTATTAACACTTAATAAAAAGATTACCTAATTTCTCAaacttgttttgtgtttttcttctgttatATGAGTGACATAATTTCACTATCCTTGTAATGGACGAGGTTCTTTGATTtgtctggggaaaaaaattgtTGACCTAGCTTGCTTGTCCTTCCTTAGAGTAAGAAGGCTGATTTAAGTTCACAATCATTGGCAGATGTACACAATCAACATACATAAAACCTAAGagccgacctgtccagggtgtatcctgccttctgcctgaagattgctgggataggctccagcatccccctgtgaccctgatggagaggCGGCttagtaaatgaatgaatgaatgaatgaaaacctAAGAGCTTTTCATAAATGCCATATTGTCAGTCATTTTCCTACTGTAACACCAACTAAACCTGTCCGTTTATTGATTAGTTCTATCGGGTGTTCCAGCAGGGTAATCATCCTGATATTGGTTAATAGGACTGGGCACAGTGTAAAAGAAGTGTAAACACTGATCAGCTGTCATGCAACTAATAatgcatctgttgtaaacatgcctgttTGCGTCCTCTGATGATGCATTTTATTTGAACATCTTTGACTTTGGGGTGGATTTTTTGGGTTTAGGTTGTTTAATTTTTCTTTGTCCTTTGCCAGCTCGCTAATGCAGAAGGAGGCCAAATAGTTAATATAATAGCCAAATATATCAGTATTTCTAGGCCTCAAAATCCAGTACGAAGATTTCTTTGTAGTTGTAGGGGATTCCCAGTGGCTGTGTGACTTGTTTGCATCATGCAGTCTgagtattgtagtgagagaacgtTAATGGATGCAAatacaaaatcatgaattctgtcaaatcgACCatagaatattacataacatgacaaattacATATGCTAGTTTTAAGCTTTTCTTCATAAGTCCTAAGGGTGACTGAGGTAATTTTTCCCAGGTACTTTAGTCTTTATCTATCAAGTGGAAACTCAAGTTGAACTACTGTTAGCAACACACCTATTAGCATGTTCCTTCACAAGAGTGCctgaggtagagagacagacttGACCCAGGTTCTCTCTTAATCTTCTTTGTACAGCACCACTCACAGGGCCTGACGTTGCGATGCTGTCCTTTGCCTTTATTGATAGAAGGGCACTGGAGCCCTTTGAGGCTGCAGCGGTCCTTCTccaacctctctctcctctgagcATTCTCATACTTTACGCTGGCTGTGAAGTCACACTCATTCAGAAAGGCAATTTTCTCATCTCGATGGCGGTTGACATAGCCTTTTAGAACTTACTGTATGGGTTGTCATTAGTGTCTGTATCTTTAGGTTTGTGTTCAC is a window of Pygocentrus nattereri isolate fPygNat1 chromosome 7, fPygNat1.pri, whole genome shotgun sequence DNA encoding:
- the gcsha gene encoding glycine cleavage system protein H (aminomethyl carrier), a: MAVCVLLRCASANLTHALPRLSPSNAVSPARLLARTCFKRNLTVAPRFCSALKYTDKHEWVRVEDGMGTVGISNFAQEALGDVVYCGLPEVGTKLSQSDEFGALESVKAASELYSPLTGEVTEVNHALSENPGLVNKSCYKDGWLIKMTISVPEELDALMDEAAYERYIRSIED